In Azospirillaceae bacterium, a genomic segment contains:
- a CDS encoding amino acid ABC transporter ATP-binding protein yields the protein MPPRWDYEGGAMIRVEGVVKRFGGQTVLDGVSLVVAPGEVVTILGSSGSGKSTLIRCINGLEALDGGRITVDGLDVAAPRQLAQARRLSATVFQLFNLYPHMTALKNVTLAPEVVLKRPRAEAEAQGRDLLASVGLADKADAYPAQLSGGQRQRVGICRALAMNPRYLLLDEVTSALDPEMTAEVLVILARLAVQGTTMVFVTHEVEFARNISTRIVFLDQGRLVVDLPTADFFAEAGGLAHPRVRQFLSKMTPVGGPS from the coding sequence ATGCCGCCCCGCTGGGACTATGAAGGTGGGGCGATGATCCGTGTCGAGGGGGTGGTCAAGCGCTTCGGTGGCCAGACGGTGCTGGATGGCGTCAGCCTGGTGGTGGCCCCGGGCGAGGTGGTGACCATCCTGGGCTCCAGCGGGTCGGGCAAAAGCACCCTGATCCGCTGCATCAACGGGCTGGAGGCTTTGGACGGCGGCCGCATCACGGTGGATGGCCTGGACGTGGCGGCGCCGCGCCAACTGGCCCAGGCGCGGCGCCTGTCGGCCACGGTGTTCCAGCTGTTCAACCTCTACCCCCACATGACCGCGCTGAAGAACGTTACCCTGGCGCCGGAGGTGGTGCTGAAGCGTCCGCGCGCCGAGGCGGAGGCCCAGGGGCGGGACCTGCTGGCCAGCGTGGGCCTGGCCGACAAGGCGGACGCCTATCCCGCCCAGCTGTCGGGCGGCCAGCGCCAGCGGGTGGGCATCTGCCGGGCGCTGGCCATGAACCCGCGCTACCTGCTGCTGGATGAGGTGACCAGCGCGCTGGACCCGGAGATGACGGCGGAGGTGCTGGTCATCCTGGCGCGCCTTGCGGTCCAGGGCACCACCATGGTGTTCGTGACGCACGAGGTGGAATTCGCCCGCAACATTTCCACCCGCATCGTGTTCCTGGACCAGGGCCGGCTGGTCGTGGACCTGCCCACCGCCGATTTCTTCGCCGAGGCCGGGGGGCTTGCCCATCCCCGGGTGCGGCAGTTCCTGTCCAAAATGACGCCTGTTGGGGGACCGTCGTGA
- a CDS encoding metallopeptidase TldD-related protein — protein sequence MPPLPPDATAASILDDLLTLARKAGADAADALLVDSASMSMSQRLGKPEEVQRAESGDLGLRVFVGKRQAIVSSTDRSPAMLKELAERAVAMARLVPEDGYCGLADPDSLARDWPDLDLCDPSEPVAEDLLAQIAELEETALAVPGVSNSEGADAGWSRSTVTLAASNGFSGGYSVSRRSLSVSVLAGSGTGMERDYDYHSTVYAGDLESPVTIGRRAGERVVARLNPRKVATQAVPVVFDPRVAGGLVGHLTGAISGAAIARGTSFLKEKMGETIFAPTITIVDDPHIRRGLRSKPFDAEGQPGRRRNLIDNGVLTTWLLDCRSARQLGLTSTGHGSRGTGGPPGPGATNVYLAPGDETPEELLADIRSGFYVTSLMGSGVNGITGDYSRGASGFWIEDGRIAYPVAEITIAGNLKDMFLTLRPANNLEFRHGVDSPTVRVEGMTVAGT from the coding sequence ATGCCGCCCCTTCCCCCCGACGCCACCGCCGCCAGCATCCTGGACGACCTGTTGACCCTGGCGCGCAAGGCGGGTGCCGACGCCGCCGACGCCCTGCTGGTCGACAGCGCGTCCATGTCGATGAGCCAGCGCCTGGGCAAGCCGGAGGAGGTGCAACGCGCCGAATCGGGCGATCTGGGCCTGCGCGTCTTCGTGGGCAAGCGCCAGGCCATCGTCTCCTCCACCGACCGCAGCCCGGCGATGCTGAAGGAACTGGCGGAACGTGCCGTCGCCATGGCCCGGCTGGTGCCGGAGGATGGCTATTGCGGCCTGGCCGACCCCGACAGCCTGGCCCGCGACTGGCCCGACCTGGATTTGTGCGACCCGTCCGAACCGGTGGCGGAGGACCTGCTGGCCCAGATCGCGGAGCTGGAGGAAACGGCCCTGGCCGTGCCCGGCGTCAGCAATTCCGAAGGGGCGGACGCCGGCTGGTCACGCTCCACCGTCACACTGGCGGCCAGCAACGGTTTTTCCGGCGGCTACAGCGTCAGCCGCCGCAGCTTGTCCGTTTCCGTCCTGGCCGGCAGCGGCACGGGCATGGAACGGGACTACGACTATCACTCCACCGTCTACGCCGGTGACCTGGAGTCGCCTGTCACCATCGGGCGCCGTGCCGGTGAACGCGTGGTGGCGCGCCTGAACCCGCGCAAGGTGGCGACCCAGGCGGTACCCGTGGTGTTCGACCCGCGCGTCGCCGGCGGGCTGGTGGGCCATTTGACGGGCGCCATCTCCGGTGCCGCCATCGCGCGCGGCACCAGCTTCCTGAAGGAAAAGATGGGCGAAACCATCTTCGCCCCCACCATCACCATCGTGGACGACCCACACATCCGGCGCGGCCTGCGCTCCAAACCCTTCGACGCGGAAGGCCAACCGGGCCGGCGCCGCAACCTGATCGACAACGGCGTGCTGACCACCTGGCTGCTGGACTGCCGCTCCGCCCGTCAGCTGGGCCTGACCTCCACCGGCCACGGCTCACGCGGGACCGGCGGCCCGCCCGGCCCCGGCGCCACCAACGTCTACCTGGCGCCGGGCGATGAGACGCCGGAGGAACTGCTGGCCGACATCCGCAGCGGCTTCTACGTCACCTCCCTCATGGGTAGTGGGGTCAACGGCATCACCGGCGACTACAGCCGCGGCGCCTCCGGCTTCTGGATCGAGGACGGCCGGATCGCCTACCCGGTGGCCGAGATCACCATTGCCGGCAATCTGAAGGACATGTTCCTGACCCTGCGGCCAGCCAACAACCTGGAATTCCGCCACGGCGTGGACAGCCCCACCGTCCGGGTGGAAGGCATGACGGTGGCCGGCACCTGA
- a CDS encoding ROK family protein: MIYCFDIGGSFISLGVASTDVASTGRVDVVGRVPTPARDHADFVAALADLIAQAPGPAGAPVALALAGSVDPATGIASCANIPCLTGRPLVADLAAALRRPVVVANDAACFVLAEATVGVARGQDVVFGIILGTGVGGGLVVDGRLVRGAGGVIGEWGHGAVLKQIAGDPPVTLARLPCGCGRAGCVDTVGGARGLERLHQALHGVQLDSHALLNAWGDGETAAVCTIQIYLDLVADPLAVVVNAIGPGLVPVGGGLSSNPALIAALDRTVRDRILRPTTGPLLVPTVLGGRAGLLGAAILGQAWLNANGGEGGTRA, translated from the coding sequence TTGATATACTGTTTCGATATCGGCGGGTCATTCATTTCCCTGGGGGTAGCCAGTACAGATGTCGCCTCGACAGGCCGCGTGGATGTGGTGGGGCGTGTGCCCACGCCGGCGCGCGACCATGCCGATTTCGTCGCGGCCCTGGCCGATTTGATCGCCCAGGCACCGGGTCCCGCCGGTGCGCCGGTGGCCCTGGCGCTGGCCGGCAGCGTCGACCCCGCCACCGGCATCGCCAGCTGCGCCAACATCCCCTGCCTGACGGGCCGCCCCCTGGTGGCCGACCTGGCCGCGGCCCTGCGCCGCCCGGTGGTGGTGGCCAACGATGCCGCCTGCTTCGTGCTGGCGGAGGCGACGGTGGGCGTGGCGCGCGGCCAGGACGTGGTGTTCGGCATCATCCTCGGTACCGGCGTGGGCGGCGGCCTGGTGGTGGACGGGCGGCTGGTGCGCGGTGCCGGCGGCGTCATCGGCGAATGGGGCCATGGCGCGGTGCTGAAGCAGATCGCCGGCGATCCCCCCGTCACCTTGGCGCGCCTGCCCTGTGGCTGCGGTCGCGCGGGCTGTGTCGATACGGTGGGCGGCGCCCGTGGCCTGGAACGGCTGCACCAGGCGCTGCACGGCGTCCAGCTGGACAGCCACGCCCTGCTGAACGCCTGGGGTGACGGCGAGACAGCGGCGGTGTGCACCATCCAGATCTACCTGGACCTGGTGGCCGATCCGCTGGCGGTAGTGGTGAATGCCATCGGCCCGGGCTTGGTGCCGGTGGGCGGCGGGTTGTCGTCCAATCCCGCCCTGATCGCCGCATTGGACCGGACGGTGCGCGACCGCATCCTGCGGCCCACGACCGGGCCGCTACTGGTGCCCACGGTGCTGGGCGGCCGTGCCGGCCTGCTGGGGGCGGCCATCCTGGGACAGGCCTGGTTGAATGCTAACGGTGGGGAAGGGGGGACGCGGGCATGA
- a CDS encoding copper homeostasis protein CutC — protein MSRGDLHRMKLEVCVDSPAGVAAAIKGGADRLELCSALALGGLTPSRGLMALAASCPRPSYAMIRPRAGDFVYGRSDLDVMGDDIDTVRALGLSGVVLGASLPNGELDVAALSILVDRADGLGKTLHRAIDLTPDPIEALEAAIELGFERVLTSGGARTAVEGMETIADLVDQAQGRISIMAGSGVNADNAVDLIQRTGVTEVHASCGMAPAVVDEQLVHFGFVQRGARETDAATVMWLAAAIRDIY, from the coding sequence ATGAGCCGGGGGGATCTGCATCGCATGAAGCTTGAGGTGTGCGTGGACAGTCCGGCGGGCGTGGCCGCCGCCATCAAGGGCGGTGCTGACCGGCTGGAGCTGTGCTCCGCCCTGGCGCTGGGTGGCCTGACGCCGTCGCGCGGCCTGATGGCGCTGGCGGCATCCTGCCCCCGGCCGTCCTACGCCATGATCCGGCCGCGCGCCGGCGACTTCGTCTATGGCCGGTCCGACCTGGACGTCATGGGCGACGATATCGACACCGTGCGGGCGCTGGGCCTGTCCGGCGTGGTGCTGGGCGCCAGCCTGCCCAATGGCGAACTGGACGTGGCCGCCCTGTCCATCCTGGTGGACCGAGCCGACGGCCTGGGCAAAACCCTGCACCGCGCCATCGACCTGACCCCCGACCCGATCGAGGCGCTGGAGGCGGCGATCGAGCTGGGCTTCGAACGGGTGCTGACCTCCGGCGGCGCCCGCACGGCGGTGGAGGGGATGGAGACCATCGCCGACCTGGTGGACCAGGCCCAGGGCCGCATCAGCATCATGGCCGGCAGCGGCGTGAACGCCGACAACGCCGTTGACCTGATCCAGCGCACCGGCGTGACGGAGGTCCACGCCTCCTGCGGCATGGCGCCGGCGGTGGTGGATGAACAGCTGGTGCATTTCGGCTTCGTCCAGCGCGGCGCGCGCGAGACGGACGCGGCCACCGTCATGTGGCTGGCCGCGGCGATCCGGGACATCTACTGA
- a CDS encoding LacI family DNA-binding transcriptional regulator — protein sequence MDEPNVKEDTSDRTGLPLPANPTISDVAERAGVSRAVASRALSDEQRPVSAEKKARVLQAARELGFRPNLLARSLTTKSVNLVAVVVNHIHDLSDLDLFDPLLAAVQATGKQVIFIRVGSSDRVESFLRTGVAYHVDAAIVFSDFADAATARTLFRSDQVLMLNGRHDQSSPAVIPDEGVGIREAVAHAASRGVRSAALVTGRPTSALEQARIRLYHAALTAHGIRLTTTLQGDYSYASGRQAGATLAAGARPNAVFCTSDAMAMGVLDRLRAEFPDGRPTATRLYGFDNLSLTDFDAYPISSIGYDKQAYVDAVIAVLTGRATGPWPLTLPTRFHPRLTG from the coding sequence TTGGACGAGCCTAACGTGAAAGAGGATACCAGCGACCGCACGGGTTTACCCCTGCCGGCCAACCCCACCATCAGCGACGTGGCCGAGCGGGCCGGCGTGTCGCGGGCGGTGGCGTCACGGGCCCTGTCGGATGAACAGCGCCCGGTGTCGGCCGAGAAAAAGGCACGCGTGCTGCAAGCCGCACGAGAACTGGGATTCCGTCCTAACCTACTGGCCCGCAGCTTGACCACCAAAAGCGTCAACTTGGTGGCTGTCGTCGTCAACCATATCCATGATTTGAGCGACCTGGACCTGTTCGACCCCCTGCTGGCCGCCGTGCAGGCCACGGGCAAGCAGGTGATCTTCATCCGCGTCGGGTCCAGCGACCGGGTGGAATCCTTCCTGCGCACCGGTGTGGCCTATCATGTGGACGCGGCCATCGTCTTTTCCGACTTCGCCGACGCCGCCACCGCCCGCACGCTGTTCCGCAGCGACCAGGTGCTGATGCTGAACGGCCGGCACGACCAATCCTCCCCCGCCGTCATCCCGGACGAGGGCGTGGGCATCCGCGAGGCGGTGGCCCATGCGGCATCCCGGGGCGTGCGCTCGGCCGCCCTGGTGACCGGCCGCCCGACCTCCGCCCTTGAGCAAGCACGCATCCGCCTTTACCACGCGGCGCTGACCGCCCACGGCATCCGGCTGACCACCACGCTGCAGGGCGATTATTCCTACGCCAGCGGGCGGCAGGCCGGCGCCACGCTGGCCGCCGGTGCCCGGCCGAACGCGGTGTTCTGCACCTCAGACGCCATGGCTATGGGCGTGCTGGACCGCCTGCGGGCGGAGTTTCCGGACGGACGTCCAACGGCCACGCGACTGTACGGCTTCGACAATCTGTCGCTGACGGATTTCGACGCCTACCCCATCTCCTCCATCGGCTATGACAAGCAGGCTTATGTCGATGCGGTCATCGCCGTGCTGACGGGCCGTGCCACGGGCCCCTGGCCGCTGACCCTGCCCACCCGCTTCCACCCGCGGCTTACGGGTTGA
- a CDS encoding alpha/beta hydrolase → MTIQISRRGIAAAALATAALLRGTREAGAAQGAAPVGPANDAGMMEAVRLSRQRRAPDAVVPLWPGIPPGGEGLTVKDLVIDHGPAGGPSDRTAESVASPSLAFFRSTSPGPRGTVLVIPGGGYVDVWFDKEGYDVARWLSGSGLHAAVLTYRLPAAGWKGGPDTPLQDAQRAMRLLRQNAREWSVDGNRIGVLGFSAGGHLAASLITRHDAPVYAPVDGADSLPAAPQLGGLAYPVISMQDGLTHPGSKQQLLGAHPTPEQVTAYSPDQNVRTGTCPTFLVHAADDGAVPVGNSLAMFQALRRQDVAAEMHVFESGGHGFALRSIEGRSAEPWPDLYRRWLKRHGFA, encoded by the coding sequence ATGACCATCCAGATCAGCCGCCGGGGGATCGCCGCCGCGGCCCTGGCCACCGCCGCCCTGTTGCGGGGCACCCGCGAGGCCGGCGCCGCGCAAGGGGCCGCCCCGGTTGGCCCGGCCAACGACGCCGGCATGATGGAGGCCGTGCGCCTATCCCGGCAGCGCAGGGCGCCGGACGCGGTCGTGCCGCTGTGGCCCGGCATCCCGCCGGGCGGCGAGGGCCTGACGGTGAAGGACCTGGTGATCGACCACGGCCCGGCCGGCGGCCCCAGCGACCGCACCGCCGAGTCCGTGGCCAGCCCCAGCCTGGCCTTTTTCCGCAGCACCAGTCCGGGCCCGCGCGGCACCGTGCTGGTGATCCCCGGCGGCGGCTATGTCGATGTCTGGTTCGACAAGGAGGGCTACGACGTCGCCCGCTGGCTGTCGGGCAGCGGCCTGCACGCCGCCGTACTGACCTACCGCCTGCCGGCCGCCGGCTGGAAGGGGGGACCCGACACGCCGTTGCAGGACGCCCAGCGGGCCATGCGCCTGCTGCGGCAGAATGCCAGGGAGTGGTCGGTGGATGGCAACCGCATCGGCGTCCTGGGCTTTTCCGCCGGCGGCCATCTGGCCGCCAGCCTGATCACCCGCCACGACGCCCCCGTCTACGCCCCGGTGGACGGGGCCGACAGCCTGCCGGCAGCCCCGCAACTGGGCGGCCTGGCCTATCCGGTCATCTCCATGCAGGACGGGTTGACCCACCCGGGGTCGAAGCAACAGCTGCTGGGCGCCCATCCCACGCCGGAACAGGTGACGGCCTATTCACCGGACCAGAACGTGCGCACCGGCACCTGCCCCACCTTCCTGGTCCACGCCGCCGATGACGGCGCCGTGCCGGTGGGCAACAGCCTGGCCATGTTCCAGGCCCTGCGCCGCCAGGACGTGGCGGCCGAAATGCATGTCTTCGAATCGGGCGGCCACGGCTTCGCCTTGCGCAGCATCGAGGGCCGCTCCGCCGAACCCTGGCCGGACCTCTATCGCCGCTGGCTGAAACGGCACGGCTTCGCATGA
- a CDS encoding type II toxin-antitoxin system RelE/ParE family toxin yields MRPVIFHPFARRDFDDIADFISDDNPDRALAFVEGLEAACRRRAQFPASGKRCDHIAAGLLRFPHKNYVIYYRVQTSGTVEILHVLHGARDHEAVMRDDIPNQ; encoded by the coding sequence ATGCGGCCAGTGATCTTTCATCCCTTCGCTCGCCGCGATTTCGATGACATCGCCGACTTCATTTCAGATGACAATCCCGACCGGGCCTTGGCCTTTGTCGAGGGATTGGAAGCGGCGTGCCGACGACGGGCGCAGTTTCCGGCGAGCGGCAAGCGATGTGACCATATCGCCGCCGGTCTTCTTCGGTTTCCGCACAAGAACTACGTCATCTATTACCGGGTCCAGACATCCGGGACGGTCGAGATCCTGCATGTCCTTCATGGTGCACGGGACCATGAAGCCGTGATGCGGGACGACATTCCGAATCAGTGA
- a CDS encoding amino acid ABC transporter permease, producing the protein MRHGGFSWHDVVLVGQGLGVSLALFLGTFAVGLVLGSAAAAARHFRVPVVGAFLHALLELLRNSPVLVQLFLVFFGVPALIHMALTPVVAAGLTLSANTAAFVYFIALAGLDAVAGDQVEAARVSGLNRRQILRHVLLPQAAAFAVGPLVGLAVNQLQVTSLVSVIGVVDLTKAGDILNLRTLRPFVVWTLVGALYFAAAKAVALLGHYWEGRLRRHAAPLGL; encoded by the coding sequence ATGCGGCACGGTGGCTTCAGTTGGCATGATGTGGTGCTGGTGGGGCAGGGGCTGGGCGTCAGTCTGGCGCTGTTCCTGGGCACTTTCGCCGTGGGTTTGGTCCTGGGCTCGGCGGCGGCGGCCGCGCGGCACTTCCGCGTGCCCGTGGTGGGGGCGTTCCTGCATGCGCTGCTGGAGCTGCTGCGCAATTCGCCCGTGCTGGTCCAGCTGTTTCTGGTGTTTTTCGGCGTGCCGGCGCTGATCCACATGGCGCTGACCCCGGTCGTGGCGGCCGGCCTGACCCTGTCGGCCAACACGGCGGCCTTCGTCTATTTCATCGCCCTGGCCGGCCTGGACGCGGTGGCGGGCGACCAGGTGGAAGCGGCACGGGTCAGCGGCCTCAACCGCCGGCAGATCCTGCGCCATGTGCTGCTGCCGCAGGCGGCGGCCTTCGCCGTGGGCCCGCTGGTGGGGCTGGCGGTCAACCAGTTGCAGGTGACCTCGCTGGTGTCCGTCATCGGCGTGGTGGATCTGACCAAGGCCGGCGACATCCTGAACCTGCGCACGCTTCGCCCCTTCGTGGTGTGGACCCTGGTGGGCGCGCTTTATTTCGCGGCGGCCAAGGCGGTGGCGCTGCTGGGTCATTACTGGGAAGGGCGGCTGCGGCGGCATGCCGCCCCGCTGGGACTATGA
- a CDS encoding amino acid ABC transporter permease — protein sequence MPLDPTVLLPHLDALLDGAVMTAEVCALGIAGAFTLGTGVGLAAVSRRWPGRLARLYVDVFRNVPFIVQVFFLYYGLPEVGVYIDAFRTGALALSLAGGAYASDVVRSGILAIDPGVVEAARVSGLTRTATFRLVILPIALRTAIRPLGSIFVNLVLSSSILSMITLDELTGMAKGVAAETYRPFEVYGFLLVAYAVLTYAVSLGITALHWRLNRHLPQGGRA from the coding sequence TTGCCCCTGGACCCCACGGTGCTGCTGCCCCATCTCGACGCGCTGCTGGACGGCGCGGTGATGACGGCCGAGGTGTGCGCGCTGGGGATCGCGGGGGCGTTCACGCTGGGAACGGGGGTGGGGCTGGCGGCGGTGTCGCGACGCTGGCCCGGCCGGCTGGCGCGGCTGTACGTGGACGTGTTTCGCAACGTGCCCTTCATCGTGCAGGTGTTCTTTCTTTATTACGGCCTGCCGGAGGTGGGGGTTTACATCGACGCCTTCCGGACGGGCGCATTGGCGCTGTCGCTGGCGGGGGGCGCCTATGCCTCCGACGTGGTGCGCAGCGGCATCCTGGCCATCGATCCCGGTGTGGTGGAGGCGGCCCGGGTCAGTGGTCTCACGCGCACCGCCACCTTCCGCCTGGTCATCCTGCCCATCGCCCTGCGCACCGCCATCCGGCCCCTGGGTTCCATCTTCGTGAACCTGGTGCTCAGTTCCTCCATCCTGTCGATGATCACCCTGGATGAACTGACGGGCATGGCCAAGGGGGTGGCCGCTGAAACCTATCGCCCGTTCGAGGTCTACGGCTTCCTGCTGGTGGCCTACGCCGTGCTGACCTATGCCGTTTCCCTGGGTATCACCGCGCTGCACTGGCGGTTGAACCGCCACCTGCCCCAGGGAGGGCGGGCGTGA
- a CDS encoding transporter substrate-binding domain-containing protein — MLRKLLSCLAVLLIVTPAWAGKLEDIRQRGVLRVGVSLGGEPIGFRDERNAPAGYDVDVAKRLADKLGVSVEYTDVSGDARVSMLVSGQIDVAVANLTATPERARAISFTIPYNRVGLRVIVQKSAGINQLSDLVGRKVVVGRGTTGDAFLRQAVPGAKLVYTDTFAPDGVLLLTQRRVDAGIEDSSMMDYLASTTPSLKTLPDLYSNAPIAIGLAQGDPDFLRWLNGFVTDYIKSGAYEANYRKWWGKDAAVPMLNP; from the coding sequence ATGCTGCGTAAGCTGTTGTCCTGCCTGGCCGTCCTGCTGATCGTCACGCCCGCCTGGGCCGGCAAGCTGGAGGATATCCGCCAGCGCGGCGTGCTGCGGGTGGGCGTATCGCTGGGCGGGGAGCCCATCGGCTTCCGGGATGAGCGCAACGCGCCCGCCGGCTACGACGTCGATGTGGCCAAGCGCCTGGCGGACAAGCTGGGCGTGTCGGTGGAATATACCGACGTGTCCGGCGACGCGCGGGTCAGCATGCTGGTGTCGGGCCAGATCGACGTGGCGGTGGCCAACCTGACGGCCACGCCGGAACGGGCGCGCGCGATATCCTTCACCATCCCCTACAACCGCGTGGGCCTGCGCGTCATCGTGCAGAAAAGTGCCGGCATCAACCAACTGTCGGACCTGGTGGGCCGGAAAGTGGTGGTGGGCCGGGGCACCACGGGCGACGCCTTCCTGCGCCAGGCGGTGCCGGGGGCGAAGCTGGTCTATACCGACACCTTCGCGCCCGACGGCGTGCTGCTGCTGACCCAGCGGCGGGTGGATGCTGGCATTGAGGATTCGTCCATGATGGATTACCTGGCCAGCACCACGCCCAGCCTGAAGACCCTGCCGGATCTCTATTCCAACGCCCCCATCGCCATCGGCCTGGCCCAGGGCGATCCGGATTTCCTGCGCTGGCTCAACGGCTTCGTCACCGACTACATCAAGTCCGGCGCCTATGAGGCCAACTACCGCAAATGGTGGGGCAAGGACGCCGCCGTGCCGATGCTCAACCCGTAA
- a CDS encoding isoaspartyl peptidase/L-asparaginase — protein MILIANSEAWPGFQTTIDQLRAGERGPAPLVAGIAHVEREASVRSVGYGGWPNMLGEMEFDAGVMDGTTRQVGAVGALRDVVSASAVALEVMRRLPHILLTGDGARRFALECGFQVEPTLLDESRRVWWERLEKELSPADLAAFPNIPLAPLSRTITDPERVRDTTVFLGRDMGGGLHAATSTSGWAWKYPGRLGDSPIAGAGFYADSRFGAAACTHTGEMTVRCGTARSIVLALQLGRTLREAVDMAVADLAQLDEGFLAGVVIHALDAHGNHEVVSFRCGPAIRYWYWDPSLPAAEERTARVA, from the coding sequence GTGATCCTGATCGCCAATTCCGAGGCCTGGCCCGGCTTCCAGACCACCATAGACCAGTTACGGGCGGGGGAACGGGGGCCGGCGCCCCTGGTGGCCGGCATCGCGCATGTGGAGCGTGAGGCCAGCGTGCGCAGCGTGGGCTACGGCGGCTGGCCCAACATGCTGGGGGAGATGGAGTTCGACGCCGGCGTCATGGACGGCACCACCCGCCAGGTGGGGGCCGTGGGCGCGCTGCGCGACGTGGTGTCGGCCAGTGCGGTGGCGCTGGAGGTGATGCGCCGCCTGCCGCACATCCTGCTGACCGGCGACGGCGCCCGCCGCTTCGCCCTGGAATGCGGCTTCCAGGTGGAGCCCACCCTGCTGGACGAGTCGCGCCGGGTGTGGTGGGAACGGCTGGAAAAGGAACTGTCGCCGGCCGACCTGGCGGCCTTCCCCAACATCCCCCTGGCGCCGCTCAGCCGCACCATCACCGATCCCGAACGGGTGCGCGACACCACCGTGTTCCTGGGCCGCGACATGGGCGGCGGGCTGCATGCCGCCACCAGCACGTCGGGCTGGGCGTGGAAGTACCCCGGCCGCCTGGGCGATTCGCCCATCGCCGGCGCCGGTTTCTACGCCGATAGCCGCTTTGGCGCCGCCGCCTGCACCCACACCGGTGAGATGACGGTGCGCTGCGGCACCGCGCGGTCCATCGTGCTAGCCCTGCAACTGGGCCGGACGCTGCGCGAGGCGGTGGACATGGCGGTGGCCGACCTGGCCCAACTGGACGAAGGTTTCCTGGCCGGCGTGGTCATCCATGCCTTGGATGCCCACGGCAACCATGAGGTCGTCAGCTTCCGCTGCGGCCCCGCCATCCGGTATTGGTACTGGGACCCGTCGCTGCCCGCGGCGGAGGAACGCACCGCCCGCGTCGCCTGA